A window of Ruminiclostridium herbifermentans genomic DNA:
TGTACCTATAATGGGAAAAGGTATATGATGCCCATTGACTATACTTTTTTCTATTTTTATACCTATAAGGCAGTTTTGGGTGATTTTAAGCTAAATACAATAAACTGGACCTGGGATGAACTGATAAATGCTGAAAAGGAGTATTTTAAAAAAGGAACAGGAGCAAGTAAATATTTCATTTCACCTTCTTTTGATTTTAGTGTTTTATTAATTGATTCAAAACCTTATGTAAATTACGAGCGTAAAATATCAGAATTTAATACACCTGAATTTATTAAACTGCTGAAAATTTACAAAACTATTGCTCCACTTGTTTGTCCCATTGAAGAATACACAAGTCAAAATGAATTTGAAAAAATGGAAATGCTGAGTGTGCTTCAATCTAGTTTTTGTACTGGAGTAGGAGACAGCCTTGGCTTCAATGACTATAATAAAGCGTTTGGCGAGGATGCAATAATTTTGCCATATCCCACTTTAGATGGTAAAGGAGATACTAATGCATGGGTTGACAGAATATTGGCCATTACCTCTAAGTGCAGATATAAACAAGAAGCTTTTGATTATATAGAGGGCATATTATCAAAAGAAAATCAAATGAGTGATAAATTGAATGTGCCAGTAAATAATGCCGCATTTAAAGAGCAGCTTGAGCTTGTTAAAATTATAAGACCAGATTCTCAGATTGAGGAACTTTTTAAAACTGTAAATAGCTGTTCATTTCTTGATGCAAGTGTGCTAGATATAATTAATAAAGAGCTTCCTGACTATTTAAACGGGAAAAAGTCAGCTGAGCAGATAGCTAAAGTAATTGATGAGAAGGTTTCATTGTATTTGAATGAGTGATTTAGACGTTAAAGACTTGTTTATCAATTGAAACTGAGTTGCCCAAATTTATAAAGGGAAGCAGAACCGCAGAAGAAACAGCTAAAATTATTGATGGACGAGTATCAATTTGTTTAAATGAATAAAATGTGAGAGCCCCCTATAACTAAAACACTGATAATATTGAAAAATTGAAAGAAAGGAATGCAGCAATGAAAATAATAAATTATAAAGTAAAAAATTATATAGCCGTTTTATTATTAATAATAGCATTTGTGCCAATTACATCTTGTTCAAATGAAGAGGCTGTACGTGATGAAAGCAAAGCTAAAGAATCAAAGGCAGAAATAAAAATAGATGTTATGAAAAATGAACATTATTTGCTTGCAGCAATTTCGGAATTTAATGAGACTCACGATAATGTACGCATTAGTTATGATGATTTAATTAATTTTAATGAGGAATATAGAAATAAGTACATCACCAGTTTAGCTGTAGGTGAAGGACCAGACATACTAAGAATTGAGCCTCGATTATTTGTTGCAGTTAATAAGATGGTTAATTCAGGAATATTTTATGATTTGAATAAGTTAATTGATAAAGATAAGGACTTCAAGCTTTCAGATTATAACCAAAAGGTACTGGAGAGCGGGGTATTTAACGGCAAAAGGTTTTATATACCTTTAGGGTATGACTTTAGTACTTTTTTTGTAAAGGGAGGGACATTAAAAGAGAATGGCTTTACTACGGAAGGTCCTAACTGGACACTAGCAAACTTTGCAGATGAGGCATATTCGTATACGCAGAAAAATAAGGGAAAAGGGTTTATTGTAACTTGGGATTTTGCTTTAAGCGATATAGTTAAAATTAGTGGAATAAACTTTATTGACTATGTAAAGAAGGATGCGAAGTTTGATTCTTCAGAATTTATAGAGTTAATAAATATTTATAAAAAGCTAAATTCTACAGTGATATTAGCAAAAGATGTTTCTGCTAGTTACACAGGAAGTGAGGATCTCCTTGAGATAAGTACAGTCTGCCCTGAATTTGAGAATGGTACTGCCCTAATAATGGATAACAGTGTAGCTTCCCCCATGTGGTTTAGGGACTTTATTAACCAAAAAACCAATTTATATTTGTTCCCTCAATATACAAGTAAGAAAACCATTTTGCTAGAACCTATGGTGTCTTTAGCTATTAATTCAAAATGTATACATAAGGACGAAGCGTATGAATTTATTAAATTATTACTGTCAGATGAGTATCAAAGTATCAGCATTATGAAAAGAGATTTTCCATACATTCCGGTTAATACAAAGGCTTATTTAAATAACGTAAATTGTTTTATAAGCAATCTAGGTGACCAAGCAGTTGAGGAGATTTATGACCGAGAAAAAAGAAAGCTGCAAGTAGAAGCACAGCTAAAGGAAATAGATAGTATTAGCATATGTGATACTGTAGATGCTCAAATCTACAATATTATGGACAGTGAGGTAAAAGCTTTTATTGATGGGAAGTATAGCGCAGAACAGACTGCAAAGATTATTC
This region includes:
- a CDS encoding ABC transporter substrate-binding protein; the protein is MKIINYKVKNYIAVLLLIIAFVPITSCSNEEAVRDESKAKESKAEIKIDVMKNEHYLLAAISEFNETHDNVRISYDDLINFNEEYRNKYITSLAVGEGPDILRIEPRLFVAVNKMVNSGIFYDLNKLIDKDKDFKLSDYNQKVLESGVFNGKRFYIPLGYDFSTFFVKGGTLKENGFTTEGPNWTLANFADEAYSYTQKNKGKGFIVTWDFALSDIVKISGINFIDYVKKDAKFDSSEFIELINIYKKLNSTVILAKDVSASYTGSEDLLEISTVCPEFENGTALIMDNSVASPMWFRDFINQKTNLYLFPQYTSKKTILLEPMVSLAINSKCIHKDEAYEFIKLLLSDEYQSISIMKRDFPYIPVNTKAYLNNVNCFISNLGDQAVEEIYDREKRKLQVEAQLKEIDSISICDTVDAQIYNIMDSEVKAFIDGKYSAEQTAKIIQDKVMLYLNE
- a CDS encoding ABC transporter substrate-binding protein; this translates as MYKKYIYLVLVVTLLILNTGCEKRGTPKHISAPDNVLEVYYLEQDKSINDRALNEFKKEHNDIKVIEKSIQNSEIEDFALKFKAQLAAGTGADILFMPMYLLPPISKLFDSGVLCDLNPLIAQDKSFKIEDYNQIVMDSCTYNGKRYMMPIDYTFFYFYTYKAVLGDFKLNTINWTWDELINAEKEYFKKGTGASKYFISPSFDFSVLLIDSKPYVNYERKISEFNTPEFIKLLKIYKTIAPLVCPIEEYTSQNEFEKMEMLSVLQSSFCTGVGDSLGFNDYNKAFGEDAIILPYPTLDGKGDTNAWVDRILAITSKCRYKQEAFDYIEGILSKENQMSDKLNVPVNNAAFKEQLELVKIIRPDSQIEELFKTVNSCSFLDASVLDIINKELPDYLNGKKSAEQIAKVIDEKVSLYLNE